The following proteins are co-located in the Salvelinus sp. IW2-2015 linkage group LG36, ASM291031v2, whole genome shotgun sequence genome:
- the LOC111959489 gene encoding TSC22 domain family protein 1 isoform X2, which yields MHHPDSAGDSGSVRKMAHPANFPRRGSIINTGAGSGPMSTPASSAVSNSHVPAEDYQSPLLMQSQPLVGSSSPGPQHPPHSLNLHSQPQPQALSSGSQVKKKSGFQITSVTPAQISVSTNNSIAEDTESYDDLDESHTEDLSSSEILDVSLSKANDMAGGERSSSEETLNNFHEAVTPGAVSPNQPPHSLIQGPQHGGMVNGNVHHHHHHHYHHQQGQHNHPHQALAQPPSSAPHSTPTSGGAGGGSKMPSAMGVLLENVSVGSASVAAQPVAVVPLPGMHGSTAGATISIANPLTSNISIVDMYISSNVPVMGGVSTSASSSGGGFPPSVMSSSGGVGGLMGSNFGNTNPNINLIQNQSSGTVNSSITMNSAAATASVVLGPSSGTQGGGAAMPQPGKSSGMASASVPSSQPAPTLAPATTSSRFRVVKLDSSSEPFKKGRWTCTEYYDKETPGSAPAPSFSEVSLPSGRGVESMRSCGPEIVTGGSEREGISGSSVNSTVSTLSHYTDNVGSGEAGGTPLLQPQYQDYSNPPKTFQTSHPSLPMGVSQPHLLTTVGPSVPASAHQPAPINMAGLKTTLGHPTTPMPQQPLTYAQAASIQAPASAQGLVGLHQQQMSYALPQQPSVPSHAVPVHRLSQVGGMHPDYPHPQAGLPQPALPQALPGPGQMGVPQQQVVGSILQPQGLQQQPQQTSLQASAAGTGLMPQMGPGVPGFGQQPQGHPLSMDHQHQQQQQSLPGQAQGLATQLPVPPNQGCLASIVPHSNPQNDPQPQNSSGLAQSQLQSQPPRVSMPQAVATQASALYASLPSFTTTQLEDAQRLLFQHQSALLAQALPKLAGEGGSEIGTGLGTESNPAATAVSALTASAGLFKAVDGDDDGWTPIKL from the exons ATGCACCATCCTGATTCTGCAGGAGACTCTGGCAGTGTCAGAAAGATGGCGCACCCGGCGAATTTTCCTAGAAGGGGTAGTATCATTAACACTGGCGCCGGGAGTGGCCCCATGTCAACACCAGCTAGTTCGGCTGTTAGCAACAGCCACGTCCCCGCTGAAGACTACCAATCCCCCCTCCTGATGCAGTCTCAACCCCTTGTTGGATCATCCTCCCCCGGGCCTCAGCACCCTCCCCACAGCCTGAACCTGCACTCCCAGCCACAGCCCCAGGCTCTGTCCTCTGGGTCACAGGTGAAGAAGAAAAGCGGCTTCCAGATCACTAGCGTGACCCCAGCCCAGATTTCTGTTAGTACCAACAACAGCATAGCAGAAGACACAGAGAGCTATGATGATCTGGATGAGTCTCATACGGAGGATCTTTCCTCTTCAGAGATCCTGGATGTCTCCCTCTCTAAGGCCAATGACATGGCtggaggtgagaggagttcctcgGAGGAGACACTGAATAACTTCCATGAGGCGGTCACACCCGGGGCAGTCTCCCCCAACCAGCCCCCCCACTCCTTAATCCAGGGACCCCAGCACGGAGGGATGGTTAATGGGAATgtgcaccaccaccatcatcaccactaccaccatcagCAGGGGCAACATAATCATCCTCACCAGGCCCTGGCTCAGCCTCCTTCCTCAGCCCCCCACTCAACCCCCACGTCTGGAGGAGCTGGTGGTGGCTCAAAGATGCCTTCTGCCATGGGGGTCCTTCTGGAGAATGTTTCAGTGGGTTCTGCCAGTGTTGCTGCTCAGCCTGTAGCAGTTGTCCCTCTCCCTGGAATGCATGGCTCTACTGCTGGTGCTACCATTAGCATAGCTAATCCCCTGACCAGCAATATTAGTATTGTGGATATGTACATCTCTTCCAATGTGCCTGTGATGGGGGGTGTTAGCACCAGCGCTAGCAGCAGTGGTGGTGGCTTCCCCCCTAGTGTGATGAGTAGCAGTGGTGGGGTTGGAGGTTTGATGGGGAGTAACTTTGGCAACACCAACCCCAATATCAATTTGATACAAAATCAAAGCTCTGGAACTGTGAACTCGAGCATCACTATGAATTCTGCTGCTGCCACTGCCTCCGTGGTGTTGGGGCCCTCCAGTGGCACCCAGGGTGGAGGAGCTGCCATGCCCCAGCCAGGGAAGAGCTCTGGCATGGCTTcagcctcagtcccctcctccCAGCCAGCCCCAACACTAGCTCCTGCCACCACCAGCTCCCGTTTCAGAGTGGTCAAGCTTGACTCCAGCTCGGAGCCTTTTAAAAAGGGCAGATGGACATGTACTGAGTACTATGACAAGGAGACCCCAGGTTCAGCCCCTGCCCCCTCGTTCTCTGAGGTTTCTCTTCCTAGTGGACGGGGTGTGGAGAGCATGCGATCGTGCGGGCCTGAGATTGTGACAGGGGGGTCGGAGAGAGAGGGCATCAGTGGGAGTTCAGTGAACAGCACAGTCAGCACACTGAGTCACTACACAGATAACGTTGGCAGTGGAGAGGCCGGAGGCACCCCATTACTCCAGCCCCAGTACCAGGACTACTCCAACCCCCCTAAGACCTTCCAGACCTCCCACCCCAGCCTCCCCATGGGGGTGTCCCAGCCTCACCTGCTGACCACTGTGGGTCCCTCAGTCCCCGCCAGTGCTCATCAGCCTGCCCCCATCAACATGGCTGGCCTCAAGACCACCCTAGGCCACCCTACCACTCCCATGCCCCAACAGCCGCTCACCTACGCCCAGGCAGCCTCTATCCAAGCCCCAGCCTCAGCTCAGGGACTAGTGGGGCTGCATCAGCAGCAGATGAGCTATGCTCTTCCCCAGCAGCCTTCAGTCCCTTCCCATGCAGTCCCAGTGCACAGGCTGAGCCAGGTTGGAGGTATGCATCCAGACTACCCTCATCCCCAGGCAGGCCTACCCCAACCTGCTCTCCCACAGGCCCTGCCTGGACCTGGGCAGATGGGAGTCCCGCAGCAGCAGGTGGTTGGCTCCATACTCCAACCCCAGGGTCTTCAACAGCAGCCCCAGCAgacctctctccaggcctctgcAGCAGGAACGGGGCTAATGCCTCAGATGGGCCCAGGAGTGCCCGGGTTTGGGCAGCAGCCACAAGGACACCCTCTCTCCATGGACCACCAacatcaacaacagcagcagTCACTCCCAGGCCAGGCCCAAGGACTTGCCACCCAGCTGCCTGTCCCCCCTAACCAGGGCTGCCTAGCCTCCATTGTGCCTCATTCTAACCCCCAGAACGACCCTCAGCCCCAGAACAGCAGTGGACTGGCCCAATCTCAACTCCAGTCCCAGCCACCCAGGGTCAGCATGCCCCAGGCTGTGGCTACCCAGGCCAGTGCCCTGTATGCCAGCCTGCCCTCCTTCACCACCACCCAGCTGGAGGATGCCCAGCGCCTGCTCTTCCAGCACCAGTCTGCCTTGCTGGCACAGGCCCTGCCCAAGCTGGCTGGGGAGGGTGGCTCTGAGATAGGCACAGGGCTGGGGACTGAAAGTAACCCTGCCGCCACCGCGGTCAGTGCCTTAACCGCTTCTGCCGGACTCTTCAAAGCTGTGGACGGAGACGATGATGG gtggactccaatcaagttgtag